GACAAAGGTTGTACAATTCCAAATCCCAAATAAGCTGAAATTTTGGTTTTAAAATTCAAATTGCCGACATAAGCATTTTGTGTGGCAACAAATAAAACTTTCCGAAAAATTTCAGAATGCGGGCTCATGCCCAAAATTAAAGCACCAACACTGTGACCAAGAAGATATTTGGAATAATTTTGAAAATGTTTTATAACATACTCTGTAAGCGCTTTGAAGTCAAGATTGCCCCAATCACGCATTGTTGCAGAAAATGAGTTTAATTTTCTCGGTTTAGAAAGTCCAATACCGCGATAATCATAGGTTATTACCGTAATTCCATTTTGAGCTAGATATTGTGCAAATCCGAAATACATTTGTTGTTTCACACCCGTTGCAGAATTGACAATCAAAATCTTGTGATGATTTTCTTCTTCGGGCACGAATAAAGTACAAGCCAAAGGATATTGATCTTCAGCTTTAACAACAAACTCCTTCATAAAATTTTTAATTATTTAACTTCCTTAAGGCTTGGAAGTCCTTTCTGAGAATCGAGTTGATTGGCTACATGAAGGGCTATTTTGTTTCCAAATTTCACGCAAGTTTCGATATCATTTTGGTGAAGATATGCTATTGCAAAACCCGATGTAAAGGCGTCCCCCATTCCCATTTTGTTAACCATATTTTCTGGATTTTCGCGAAAATATTTCATTTCGCTGCCATCATAGTAACTTGTAGAATTGGCATCGTCTCTCAGAAACAATTTGTTGGGAAGGCTCTTCATGATGCTTTCCACCGGTTCGTTTTCAAAAATGATTTTAATGTCGTGATTTTTTGCAACAATAAAAGTTGCTGCATCAATAACAGTTTTGGACAAATATGCCGCTGGCGCAGCATAAACACCTAGTTTTTTGTTATATTTTTTGCATTTCTCTGCTACATAATTGATAGTTTCGGTTGGGATTTCCATTTGTATCAAAACCATGTCTGCTGCCTGAAAAAAACGATCAGCTTCATCTATGTAACGTTTATTAAGTTTATAATTGGCTCCAGGAATTACCACAATAGCGTTGCCTTCTTTGGAGGTTGTAACATAAGCTGTTCCTGTAGGCTCATCTGTTTCGTTAACAAAAGCGACATTAACCCCTTCGTCATCGAGATTTCTGATAACCTGTTGCCCATAAGGATCCATGCCAACACAGCTTACCAAATAGACATTCGCGCCGAGCTTTGCAGTAGCAATGGCTTGATTAGCTCCTTTTCCACCAAGAAAACTTTTGGACTCCGATGCTAAAATGGTATCATTAGCCTGTGGAATTTTGGATGTTTCTAAAACAAAATCTATAGATGAACTTCCTACTACAACAATTAAAGGACGCTTTTGTATAACTTTTATCATGCTTTTGTATTTATTGAATTTCTATAAATTCTGTAACAAATTTTATAGGTTGTTTCGCTTTGTTGTAACCGATGTAAGAGGCATAAAAACCTTCACCGTAACCCGCCTCGAAGGCCAAAAGATTAGCTTTCTCTTCTGGATATGGTTTCATCATCGCGAATTGATCAATCGCGCCATTGCTATCGTAAAAATACGTATGGAAAAACTCTTCGTAAATGCCTAAAAAGTCAACGCCTTTCTTGTGAAAAAGTTCTTGTTCGTAGTCATTTAATCTTTGTTGAGAGTCCAAATCCATAAGTGCTGACATCCCCGATTCTACAGGAAAACCAAAGATTTCACCCTCTTCTAAATCTTCTAATTTTTGGTTATCGCACAATGCCATCACCCAACTATCAACATCTCCCGATTCAAAAATAATTTCCGAATAAGCGACGCAATTGTTGCTAATCTCCTTATGGATCATAATGGAAAAATCTCCTTTCGGAAACAATTGGTTAAAAGCAGTTTTGTCCGGTGTTATAATGGGATCGCACGCAACCAATCGTCCAGACGACAAATGTAGAACACCCGCCTCAAAGCTTTCTAGAAGCGGGTTTTCTACAAATGATTTTGAAAATAGTTTCGTGATATTTTCTATATGATTCATTCTTGTGAAAGTAAAGAATAATTCTTTAGTATTATAATGTTTTTAATTTTTCTTCTAAAATCGCTATTTTTTCCATAGCATCATTCTTTTTCTTCAATTCGTTATCGACAACTTGTTGTGGTGCGCCAGCCATAAATTTTTCATTTGATAGTTTTTTCTCCACAGAAATAAGGAAACCCTTTAAGTATTTTAATTCTTCTTCTGTTTTGATTTTTTCTTCAGCTAAATCTAAATTTTCACTCAACGGAATAGAACATTCTGTTGAACCAACTAAGAAACTAAAGCTAGGTTTATCGGTCTTTTCATTGAAATGAATATTTTCGATATTCGCAAGTTTGAGAATTACCGCTGCATTTTCGAAATTTGAAACATTGGTAAATAATTCAATTTTTTCTCTTGGCGAAATTGCTTTGGATTGACGATAGTTTCTAATGCCCGAAATGACTTCTTTAGTAAAATCAAAATCAGCAATTATTTTATCGTCAACTTTTTCAGCTTTTTTCTGTTGAACAACTATCAAAGCATTATTAACATCCCGTTTTGCTATAATTTGCCAAATTTCTTCTGATAAAAATGGCATGAATGGGTGTAACAATTTCATTAATTCTTCAAAGAAACTAAGCGTTTGGTTATAAACCTCAACACTAATCGCTTCGCCAAAATTCGGTTTTATCGCCTCCAAATACCAAGAGCAGAAATCGTCCCAAATCAATTTATATAAAACATGCAACGCATCAGAAATTCTGAATTTTGAGAAATGGTCATCCATCTCTGCGATACTCTTATTAAGCTGTTGTGCAAACCAATTAATCGCTTGTTGATCGGCATCATTAGGAGCCATATTTTCATCTTTTGTCCAACCTTGCGTTAACTTGAAGGCATTCCAGATTTTAGTAGCAAAATTACGTCCTTGAAGCATCAAATCTTCATCAAACAACAAGTCGTTACCCGCCGCAGAACTTAATAAAATCCCTACACGAACGCCATCTGCACCATATTTATCTATCAGATCAATAGGATCTGGTGAGTTGCCCAAAGATTTGGACATTTTGCGACGTTGTTTATCGCGTACAATTCCCGTGAAATATACATTCTTAAAAGGAATTTCTTTTCTATACTCCAATCCAGACATAATCATACGTGCCACCCAGAAGAAAATAATATCCGGACCAGTCACCAAATCTGAAGTTGGATAGTAATAGTTAATATCTTTATTGTCGGGTTCTAAAATCCCTTCAAAAACAGAAATTGGCCATAACCAAGACGAAAACCAAGTATCTAAAGCGTCTTCGTCCTGTTTTAGATTTGAGATTTGAAGATCTGAGATTTGAGATTTTTCTCTTGCTAAAACCAAAGCATCTTCTATTGTCTCTGCTACAACAAAATCATTTTCTCCATCTCCATAATAGAAAGCTGGAATCTGCTGTCCCCACCACAATTGACGCGAGATGTTCCAGTCGTGAACATTCTCCATCCAATGTCTGTAAGTATTTTTGAATTTTTCTGGATAAAACTTCACCTCATCATCCATTACAACATCCAAAGCAGGTTTTGCCAAAGTACTCATTTTCAAAAACCACTGAACAGAAATTTTCGGTTCAATAACGGCGCCAGTTCTTTCGGAAGTTCCAACTTTGTTGGTATAATCTTCTGATTTTAAAAGAAGTCCCTTTTCGTCAAGCTCTTTTGCAATTTCTTTTCTTACAACAAAACGATTCTTTCCAGAATAATGCAATGCATGGTCATTAAGATTAGCATCATCATCCATAGAGTCTATCATTGGCAAATCGTGTTTTTTACCAATTTCATAATCGTTAAGATCGTGCGCTGGTGTAATTTTAAGCGCACCAGTCCCGAACTCAATATCAACATAATCGTCTTCAATAATAGGGATTTCGCGATTAACAATTGGCACAATAACTTTTTGACCTTTCAGGTGTTGATAGCGCTCATCAGCAGGGT
This genomic stretch from Chryseobacterium sp. POL2 harbors:
- a CDS encoding alpha/beta fold hydrolase, which produces MKEFVVKAEDQYPLACTLFVPEEENHHKILIVNSATGVKQQMYFGFAQYLAQNGITVITYDYRGIGLSKPRKLNSFSATMRDWGNLDFKALTEYVIKHFQNYSKYLLGHSVGALILGMSPHSEIFRKVLFVATQNAYVGNLNFKTKISAYLGFGIVQPLSTKLFGYFPAHHFGLGESLPAGVGFDWRNLILKSKSTDYLLEHSNTNISKELTKECFVLYADDDEWLTQKGVEALLKLSYPKLKPSYRLLTKSESEVGKIGHVNFFRSYNQKLWEILKQEII
- a CDS encoding PfkB family carbohydrate kinase, whose amino-acid sequence is MIKVIQKRPLIVVVGSSSIDFVLETSKIPQANDTILASESKSFLGGKGANQAIATAKLGANVYLVSCVGMDPYGQQVIRNLDDEGVNVAFVNETDEPTGTAYVTTSKEGNAIVVIPGANYKLNKRYIDEADRFFQAADMVLIQMEIPTETINYVAEKCKKYNKKLGVYAAPAAYLSKTVIDAATFIVAKNHDIKIIFENEPVESIMKSLPNKLFLRDDANSTSYYDGSEMKYFRENPENMVNKMGMGDAFTSGFAIAYLHQNDIETCVKFGNKIALHVANQLDSQKGLPSLKEVK
- a CDS encoding DUF4241 domain-containing protein; the protein is MNHIENITKLFSKSFVENPLLESFEAGVLHLSSGRLVACDPIITPDKTAFNQLFPKGDFSIMIHKEISNNCVAYSEIIFESGDVDSWVMALCDNQKLEDLEEGEIFGFPVESGMSALMDLDSQQRLNDYEQELFHKKGVDFLGIYEEFFHTYFYDSNGAIDQFAMMKPYPEEKANLLAFEAGYGEGFYASYIGYNKAKQPIKFVTEFIEIQ
- a CDS encoding valine--tRNA ligase, with translation MQIANKYNPQETEQKWYSYWLENNYFHSTPDDRPPYTIVIPPPNVTGILHMGHMLNNTIQDVLVRRARMQGFNACWVPGTDHASIATEAKVVAKLKEQGISKKDIGREEFLKHAWDWTHQYGGTILEQLKKLGCSCDWDRTRFTMEDNLSKSVIKVFVDLYNKGLIYRGYKMINWDPEAKTNISDEEVIFKEQNGKLFYLKYKILGSDEFLTVATTRPETIFGDVAVCVNPADERYQHLKGQKVIVPIVNREIPIIEDDYVDIEFGTGALKITPAHDLNDYEIGKKHDLPMIDSMDDDANLNDHALHYSGKNRFVVRKEIAKELDEKGLLLKSEDYTNKVGTSERTGAVIEPKISVQWFLKMSTLAKPALDVVMDDEVKFYPEKFKNTYRHWMENVHDWNISRQLWWGQQIPAFYYGDGENDFVVAETIEDALVLAREKSQISDLQISNLKQDEDALDTWFSSWLWPISVFEGILEPDNKDINYYYPTSDLVTGPDIIFFWVARMIMSGLEYRKEIPFKNVYFTGIVRDKQRRKMSKSLGNSPDPIDLIDKYGADGVRVGILLSSAAGNDLLFDEDLMLQGRNFATKIWNAFKLTQGWTKDENMAPNDADQQAINWFAQQLNKSIAEMDDHFSKFRISDALHVLYKLIWDDFCSWYLEAIKPNFGEAISVEVYNQTLSFFEELMKLLHPFMPFLSEEIWQIIAKRDVNNALIVVQQKKAEKVDDKIIADFDFTKEVISGIRNYRQSKAISPREKIELFTNVSNFENAAVILKLANIENIHFNEKTDKPSFSFLVGSTECSIPLSENLDLAEEKIKTEEELKYLKGFLISVEKKLSNEKFMAGAPQQVVDNELKKKNDAMEKIAILEEKLKTL